One stretch of Paraburkholderia fungorum DNA includes these proteins:
- a CDS encoding DUF3185 family protein: MTKAISIALIVGGIVLLYFGGQAFNSVSSDVARFFTGSPSNKAIMLIVGGVVATLAGITGMALSGRKR, encoded by the coding sequence ATGACGAAAGCGATTTCGATCGCGCTGATTGTCGGCGGTATCGTGTTGTTGTATTTCGGCGGGCAGGCGTTCAATTCGGTGAGCAGCGACGTCGCGCGCTTTTTCACCGGTTCGCCGAGCAACAAGGCGATCATGCTGATCGTGGGTGGCGTGGTGGCGACGCTTGCGGGAATCACCGGCATGGCGTTGTCCGGACGCAAGCGGTAA